In Ptychodera flava strain L36383 chromosome 17, AS_Pfla_20210202, whole genome shotgun sequence, one genomic interval encodes:
- the LOC139115622 gene encoding DNA endonuclease RBBP8-like isoform X3 encodes MVFKQETEVQSLRQQVRDLTTLTSITNNPAVASTHGRQDKNTNGFSKEVDLDDTEIPSQVFSKVTKPLSKLSVSKAHRKIRYREAQKTSPESNSHPHDMQSQGLVFRQEKLPLGRDQENKVSTKTTLPVQETQQKQTLAGRDGVEAVTADCERVLVPHAGWTQNLVELQNMPKRLEIENTQDVIWQRSKNIQAVLAPDTCYPDTHAMLKSQFVDCDEEMAIVDGGKCPLESHGKDEPKITVPETLPAEIETYSEEEPSCLMSPPAISSTPTQRFKDGSTRSKVSDGPDGSLTRNGNEKFEIDALTPIERSESQMPCYNDSEIQSPVFTKPTKATAKPECLNSVVHQLKFSADSLPSKDAGATVTPKFSKPSHLRDDESYQSETSPLLLKPLLTRLQNKQTEQETSDDCNFKLIIPTEHRKLGKENSPSPDERGPSFMKLQTNPKKRQRERENVGGKNSETTAEEEVVISPPRKHLISDNHRLKDADVGDRVEDSEWIDMAKMVEQTKRQQQERTLKSKSFNLKAGTHGPGIQKFFKPMEKINMKKFVQTTLSAESFKCEPSPGVSKVKEFNGGVPLTTDTQHDPYVNEAIVMSLRDDNLLHQSSDVTADFTRFVKNPKTNDGFKEPPPPVRLFQHHADGNSQCEITRIDGAIDRETKTEDVNCGTLTIEEENQFTLAEALNGSVDPALELSKLDEDSEILVSGKNVTSPKFDCDEDRVRQKESEAGSFQYSLEEEFTESYKFGKVDRVYPLARKSAVVGLDVKFLEKQDSGKTSAGEKHRNMTEEECQLDDVDPSYHGYRDEDSCVDMFDGNDDVKSGEDDDQTAQSSKVTELDDQTWQHHNPANVNHHEESTLDSFNRVPRISKSPNYKHVQVVRKQEERRKLNAFDCKQCQEYFGGLGLSDSQKAERMKECSRHRGKYIPPSTPEHYWEMDMPSTQTCQERGYMQAVSQNQPQRRRRRQPYAKRF; translated from the exons AGACCGAGGTTCAGTCTCTTCGTCAACAAGTTCGTGATCTTACCACACTTACATCCATCACAAATAATCCAGCTGTAGCCAGTACGCATGGACGACAAGACAAGAACACCAATGGATTTTCCAAGGAAGTGGACCTGGATGACACCGAAATTCCAAGTCAAGTGTTCAGTAAAGTGACCAAGCCACTCAGTAAACTGTCTGTCAGTAAAGCACACCGGAAAATCAGATACAGAGAAGCCCAGAAAACATCACCTGAGAGTAACAGCCATCCCCATGATATGCAAAGTCAGGGGCTAGTCTTTCGGCAAGAAAAATTACCATTGGGCAGAGatcaagaaaataaagtttcaacaaaaactaCACTGCCTGTCCAGGAAACACAGCAAAAGCAAACACTTGCAGGCCGAGATGGTGTGGAAGCAGTGACTGCTGATTGTGAAAGGGTCTTGGTCCCCCATGCAGGCTGGACCCAGAACTTGGTAGAGCTACAGAACATGCCAAAGAGATTGGAAATAGAAAATACCCAGGATGTGATTTGGCAAAGAAGTAAGAACATACAAGCAGTGCTGGCTCCAGATACTTGTTATCCTGATACACACGCCATGCTGAAAAGCCAATTTGTAGACTGTGATGAGGAGATGGCCATTGTAGATGGTGGCAAATGCCCACTGGAATCGCACGGAAAGGACGAACCAAAAATTACCgtgccagaaacactgcctgctGAAATAGAAACATACAGTGAGGAAGAACCAAGCTGCCTTATGAGCCCACCAGCTATATCAAGCACACCAACACAGCGTTTTAAAGATGGCAGcacgaggtcaaaggtcagtgacGGGCCTGATGGCTCTCTGACTAgaaatggaaatgaaaaatttgagaTAGATGCACTGACTCCCATTGAGAGGAGTGAATCGCAGATGCCATGTTACAATGACAGTGAAATACAATCGCCAGTATTTACAAAACCTACCAAAGCAACAGCTAAGCCAGAGTGTTTGAACAGTGTTGTTCATCAGTTGAAGTTCAGTGCTGATTCGTTGCCATCCAAGGATGCTGGCGCCACGGTAACACCCAAGTTCTCCAAACCATCACATCTGAGAGATGATGAAAGCTATCAGTCAGAGACATCTCCACTACTTCTGAAACCATTGCTGACAAGGTTACAGAATAAACAGACAGAACAAGAGACGTCTGATGACTGTAATTTCAAATTAATAATTCCCACGGAGCACAGGAAACTGGGAAAAGAGAATTCACCAAGCCCAGATGAGAGGGGTCCATCATTTATGAAATTGCAGACAAATCCAAAGAAAAGACAAAGGGAGAGAGAAAATGTCGGGGGTAAAAATTCAGAGACGACTGCGGAAGAAGAGGTTGTAATTTCACCTCCAAGGAAACATCTCATATCTGATAACCACAGACTGAAAGATGCGGATGTAGGTGACAGAGTTGAAGACAGCGAATGGATTGACATGGCAAAGATGGTTGAGCAGACAAAGAGGCAACAGCAAGAAAGAACGCTGAAATCAAAAAGCTTTAATCTGAAAGCAGGCACACATGGGCCAGGGATACAAAAGTTTTTTAAACccatggaaaaaataaacatgaagaAATTCGTACAGACAACACTGTCTGCGGAGTCGTTCAAATGTGAACCCAGCCCTGGTGTTTCTAAGGTGAAAGAATTCAACGGTGGGGTCCCATTAACTACAGACACGCAGCATGACCCTTACGTAAATGAAGCTATTGTAATGTCTCTGAGAGATGATAACCTACTACATCAATCCAGTGATGTCACAGCTGATTTCACCAGGTTTGTAAAAAATCCCAAAACCAACGATGGATTCAAAGAACCACCTCCGCCTGTCCGTCTCTTCCAGCACCATGCAGATGGAAACTCTCAGTGTGAAATTACCAGAATTGATGGTGCCATTGACAGGGAAACCAAAACAGAGGATGTGAACTGTGGAACGTTGACTATCGAAGAGGAAAATCAGTTTACTTTGGCTGAAGCCCTCAATGGCAGCGTTGATCCAGCCCTGGAACTTTCCAAACTGGATGAGGATTCAGAAATTTTGGTTTCCGGGAAAAACGTAACTTCCCCAAAATTTGACTGTGATGAGGACAGAGTCAGACAAAAGGAGTCAGAAGCTGGAAGCTTTCAATATTCCCTGGAAGAGGAATTTACAGAGAGttacaaatttggaaaagtcGACAGGGTCTATCCACTGGCAAGAAAATCTGCTGTTGTTGGCTTGGATGTCAAATTCCTAGAGAAACAAGACTCTGGAAAAACATCTGCTGGAGAAAAGCACCGGAACATGACTGAAGAGGAATGTCAGCTAGATGATGTAGATCCAAGTTACCATGGTTACAGAGATGAAGACAGCTGTGTAGACATGTTTGATGGTAATGATGATGTAAAGAGCGGAGAAGATGACGATCAAACAGCtcagagttcaaaggtcacagagCTTGATG accaAACATGGCAACACCACAATCCAGCTAATGTCAACCACCATGAAGAGTCAACCCTTGACAGTTTTAACAG ggTACCAAGGATCAGCAAAAGCCCGAATTACAAACACGTCCAGGTTGTCAGAAAGCAGGAGGAGAGGAGAAAGCTGAATGCGTTTGACTGTAAACAGTGCCAAGAA TACTTTGGAGGTCTTGGACTGAGCGACTCCCAGAAAGCCGAGAGGATGAAGGAATGCTCCAGACACCGCGGAAAGTACATCCCACCGAGTACACCAGAACACTACTGGGAAATGGACATGCCAAGTACACAGACATGTCAGGAGAGAG